In a single window of the Verrucomicrobiales bacterium genome:
- a CDS encoding ABC transporter permease subunit: MTALPILERELRVAARRRSSFIARWVSALAAVVVGGAWVLLNEAGPMLAALGPVGSSLFQVLGWLTFGTCLSAGVFLTADCISEEKREGTLGLLFLTDLKGLDVVAGKLLATSLQGTYGLIAVLPILAVPMILGGVGVSQFVLTCVVLLTTLLLSLACGLLVSTFVRQSQAAMGGTLALVVTLNLGGLGFDAVTQWLWGASSAPIASLTSPAFLFNLASNGITTPFWVSWAFHSGLSIVFFVWACRRVSNRWGRASESEALISRVTSTPAGAAPIRSPIQELDPVEWLTRPGCREMRLLWLALSLYGAAILAFLVWWLATGISWGKTALDWGESLLAWVVYGWVTSVATRVFVEARRSGLLELMVTTPLTVREMWQGPCRVWLRRLSAPLLAWTSLSLLLALSTIDLQFMVSGLATTAPPPTATTNPAVVPTPSKVVVTTSTSNSAAGPTVTVTRPSADEMALFRWLVPFQAMGGWIVFFTNLVALFVSGLWFGLTTTKHPMAVAKTFVFVLVIPWIGIGFLTMLFTLMGAFSMVSNGSVSVAWMPFVMLAVWNGAQVAKNVVFFLWFRGNLAAQFRERAVEARK, from the coding sequence GTGACTGCCTTACCGATCCTGGAGCGAGAATTGCGCGTCGCGGCCCGACGTCGGAGCAGCTTCATCGCGCGCTGGGTAAGCGCCTTGGCAGCTGTGGTGGTCGGAGGGGCATGGGTTCTGTTGAATGAGGCTGGGCCCATGTTGGCAGCGCTCGGTCCGGTGGGAAGTTCTCTCTTTCAAGTGCTTGGCTGGTTGACGTTTGGTACCTGCCTTTCTGCCGGCGTGTTCCTGACGGCCGATTGCATCAGCGAGGAGAAACGGGAGGGCACGCTGGGCCTTCTGTTCCTGACCGACTTGAAGGGCTTGGACGTCGTTGCGGGCAAGCTCTTGGCGACCTCGTTGCAAGGCACTTATGGATTGATCGCGGTGCTCCCGATACTCGCGGTTCCCATGATTCTCGGGGGAGTTGGCGTTTCGCAGTTCGTCCTAACTTGCGTCGTGCTTCTGACCACTCTGTTGCTCTCCTTGGCGTGTGGCCTTCTGGTGTCGACATTCGTTCGTCAATCTCAGGCAGCCATGGGGGGAACCCTGGCGCTGGTGGTCACACTCAATTTGGGAGGACTTGGCTTCGATGCCGTCACTCAGTGGTTGTGGGGTGCGTCCTCCGCCCCGATCGCCAGCCTCACCAGCCCGGCCTTCCTTTTCAATTTGGCCTCCAACGGGATCACAACCCCGTTCTGGGTCTCCTGGGCGTTCCACTCCGGACTGAGCATCGTGTTCTTTGTTTGGGCCTGCCGAAGAGTTTCAAATCGGTGGGGGCGCGCCTCTGAATCCGAGGCTCTGATTAGCCGTGTCACCAGCACGCCTGCCGGAGCGGCTCCCATCCGGAGTCCGATCCAAGAATTGGATCCTGTGGAATGGCTGACGAGACCCGGATGCAGGGAAATGCGGCTGTTGTGGCTGGCGCTGAGCCTCTATGGAGCGGCCATACTCGCGTTTTTGGTCTGGTGGCTCGCCACCGGTATTTCTTGGGGAAAAACGGCGTTAGATTGGGGCGAGTCATTGTTAGCTTGGGTCGTGTATGGGTGGGTGACATCCGTTGCGACGCGCGTTTTCGTGGAGGCCCGGCGAAGCGGTCTCCTCGAGTTAATGGTGACCACCCCCCTCACGGTACGCGAGATGTGGCAGGGCCCCTGCCGAGTTTGGCTGCGGCGACTCAGCGCACCACTGCTCGCTTGGACATCGCTGAGTCTTCTCCTCGCCTTGAGCACCATCGATTTGCAGTTCATGGTTTCGGGACTTGCCACGACCGCTCCACCCCCCACCGCAACGACCAATCCAGCGGTTGTTCCAACCCCCTCTAAGGTCGTCGTCACGACGTCCACTTCTAACTCCGCGGCTGGACCAACCGTAACAGTGACGCGACCGTCCGCCGACGAGATGGCGCTGTTCCGATGGCTTGTGCCCTTCCAGGCTATGGGCGGCTGGATCGTCTTCTTCACCAATCTGGTGGCGCTTTTCGTGAGTGGCCTTTGGTTCGGACTCACGACGACCAAGCATCCGATGGCGGTTGCCAAGACCTTCGTATTCGTTCTGGTGATTCCTTGGATCGGGATCGGCTTTCTCACCATGCTGTTCACCTTGATGGGGGCTTTCAGTATGGTAAGCAATGGTTCTGTTTCGGTGGCATGGATGCCCTTTGTGATGCTCGCGGTGTGGAATGGCGCTCAGGTCGCGAAAAATGTGGTTTTCTTTCTCTGGTTTCGAGGGAATCTGGCCGCCCAATTTCGAGAGCGAGCCGTGGAAGCCCGGAAGTAG